Genomic segment of Pseudothermotoga hypogea DSM 11164 = NBRC 106472:
CCAGTACATCGCAGTCCGCCTCGTTCTTCGGACAACCCAGAACTTTTATACCTATTTTCATCGATCTCCTCACCCTTTAAAAAATGTTTCCTCTTGCGCATGTAGAGTTCTCTGATGTTCTTCAGCGCCTGCTTGTACTCGTCGCTCCTGTAGTTCTGATAAGTGAATTCCCAATGCTTGAATTCTCCAGAAAGATAAAGCAAAGTAACTTCAGCGTACACGCCGTTCTTCAAATATACCCTGTTACCCCACGATTTCGTCGATGCCAAGACGAAGTTCGAATGATGAACATAACCAGGATCAAGATTGAACTTTCTTTTTCCCTCTACACTGTACTTTCTCTCGAGCTCGTTCGTGTAAATCTTCACGTCGGCGAGCAACGACGGGTGAATCAAATTCTCGAAACTCAGAAGTACGCCCCAGAGATCTGAACCCAGCTCTCTGTCGTAATAGCTGGTATAGACACTGAACGGCAACTTCTTTGAGATGTAATCTATCTTACCGAAGGCCGACTCGAGCTCGGGTTTCAACGCTTCCACCCAGTAATCGACGTATTGGGAGAACACAAAGATGACCAAGTTCACCAGATCCGGCTTTTTCACCTCTCCCACAGGACCACCTCAAAGTTCTCGACCCTTATGAGCCACTGTTTGTTCGCTGAGACAATCGCACAACCGTCTTTGTTGTTCTTCACTTCGTACCTGTTGCCGACCTTCAGTAAGACCGACTCTCCCGGCACGACAGGCTTGTCATCGAGCAAGATTGCCTGACCGCCCGTGTTCACAAGCTTGGCGCCCGGTTGACCGAGCACGCTGAAAAACCTCACCACTGAATAGAAAAACAGTATCGCTGCGATCAAGCACATCGCAAGCATGAGCAAATTGACTTTCTCGGAGAACGCAGACTTTTTCGGCTTTGCCTGAGCCGACTCTCTCGAGAGGTCTTCTGTACCTATCAGTTGACCCGCATCGAGCCCAAGCTGTTCTGCGCACAACTTTATGTAATGCCTCACGTAGAAAGGTGCATCGACCCTGTCGAATTGTCCCTCTTCTATGAGCCTGAGCTTCCACACGGGTATGGCCGTCTTTTCTGAAAGTTGCTCAAGCGTCAAACCAAGCGCTTCACGCGCTTTTTTCAGCGTTTCACCGACGACGATCCACTTTTCCTTTTCCACGCAGACCACACCTCAAACTTGGCTAAACTTTATTATACCAGCTCTCTAAGGTTCTGAGACCGCCGCTGTCCAAGCACCGAACAGCCTCTGTCCTCAAGCTTCTCTCAATTGCTTCGAGCACAAGCGTTCTGTGCCGTTCATTCTCGACGAAGTCCAGATCGTCACCGTCCACGATCAGAACGTTTCCTTTCATATCCGCAAAGAATGCCTCATCATAGAACTTCACCAGTTGTTTCCAGTATTCTTCTTCGACGTTCATTTCGTACGGTCTACCTCTCTTTCTGATACGTCGCATTGCCGTTCTGACGTCACACTTGATGTACACCAACAGTTTAGGCTGTGGCGAGATCTTCGACATAGTCTTGTAGAACTGTTCGTAGATGGTATACTCCACCGGCTGAAGGAAACCCAAATGCTTCTGCATCCTTACGAACACGAAATCTCCGAGCATTGATCGGTCCATGACCGCACGCTCGATCTGGCTGGCTTGCTGCAACTGAAGAAATCTCTTGTGCAAGAAGTAAAGTTCCATGGTGAGACACCATCTGTGCCTGTCGGCATAGTATCTCTCCAGAAGTTGATCGGCGAGCTCGTCGTTCATCTCGTAAAAACCTTTCATATTCCATTCTTTCTCGAGTATCTCGACCAGTGCGGTCTTCCCTGCTCCCACAGTTCCTTCGACAATGATTTCAAGCACGTTGATTCCTCCTTTTGAGCTCTTTGCCATCGTATAGCCAAACTCCTTTTTCCTCCGTTTCCAAGACAGAGACGATGGCGTTCTCGATGTTGGAAAAACTTTCGTCCATCGAATCGGACTCGACGATCAGCAAAGAGGAAAGATCGTAATCTGCAAAGTATCTCTCGTACTCTACATTCAGAGCATGCCAGTACGCTTCGTCAATCACGAGTTCCCAGTTTCTTCCTCTCTTTTTGATTCGTTCTATCGCCGTTCGGGTTGAACAGCGTAGATAGATCATCAACTGCGGGGGAACCGAATACTTCAAAAACTCCCTCTGAACTTCCCGATAGATCTCGTACTCGAGCTGGTTCATCTCTCTCCTTTTCAAAAGTACCGTTGGAAAGATGTGATCGCAGAAAATGCACCTGTCCATCACCACGTTTCCGATCTGTTTCGCCAGCTCAATTTGCTGAAACCTTTTCGTCAGAAAATAGATTTGCAGATGGAAACCCCATTTTGCAGGATCAGCGTAGAAGTTGCTCAGAAGATCGACAATCTTTTCGTCCGTCAACTCATAGAGAGGTTTCAAACCGAGCCTCTCCGAAATGACCCTGATGAGCGTGGTCTTACCAGCTCCGACCGTTCCTTCGACAACGATTTTCGGTCTCACAATTCCATCAGAGCAGATCTCAACTGCTCGAATATTGATGGCACGGCAGCGACTATCTCTCCACTCTCCAGATCGAACTCACCGTTCAATCCCCCAACCACGACACCGGCCTCCTGAGCGATCAAGGCTCCTGCAGCCACGTCCCAAGGCTTAAGGGCAACTTCCCAGTATCCATCGAACCTGCCACAGGCAAGATAACACAGCTCGAGGGCTGAGGAACCTATGATTCTGACTTCCTGGCACATTTCGCTGAGCTTCTCGACGCTTCTCATCGACCATTTCAGCTTTGTTTCATCGTAAGGCCATCCAGTCACCAAAAGGGATCGATCCATGGTCGGTCTCTTTTTATTTACGATACGTTTGTCATTCAGGAATGCTCCCCTTCCGAGTTCTGCATAGAACATCTCGTTCGTGAAGGGTATGTAGATCGCTCCCTCCACAATCTTGCCAAAGCTCAGTCTGGCCACGCTCACAGCAAAGTACGGCAAGGAGTGCGAGTAGTTCAACGTACCGTCGATGGGGTCAACGACGAAGACCGTTTCGACGCTGGGTATCTTTGCCTCTTCGTATCCTTCCTCAAGAACGAATGTGGCGCTGGGATAATACTTCTTCAAAACCTCGACTATGGCCTTCTGGCACTCAACGTCTGCCTGGGTCACTACGTCAGATCTCATGCTCTTCATCTTTATCGAGAGTTCCTTCTCGAAGAAATGCATGGCGATCTCGCCAGCCTTTTTGGCAGCCTCACAGATGGGTCTCATTTTTCCTCAGCTCCTCCTTCAACCTGAATATCTCATCTCTCAGAACGGCCGCATCTTCGTACCTCAATTCACTCGCGGCTCTGTACATCTCTTCCTCCAAGATAGCTATGCGTTCTTCCAGGCTGAGATCTTTTACAAGATCGAGATATTCCAGCTTGGGCTTTTCCTCGATGAACCTTTCGAATATCTCTATTTGCAATGGCTTTATGATGGGTTTGGGTGTTATGTTGTGTTTTCTGTTGTACTCGATCTGGATCTTTCTCCTCCTGTTGGTCTCCTCTATCGCCCTCTGCATTGCTGGGGTGATCCTGTCTGCATACATGAGAACTTTCCCGTTGAGATTTCTCGCGACCCTTCCCATGATCTGTATGAGCGTGGTTTCTGATCTCAAAAAGCCTTCCTTGTCACAGTCCATTATTGCGACAAGAGAAACTTCTGGAAGGTCCAAACCTTCTCTGAGGAGGTTTATTCCTACTACAACGTCGACATCGCCACGCCTGAGCTTCTTGAGTACCTCGATTCGCTCGATCGCATCGAGCTCCGAATGTATGTACAGCGATCTGATTCCCAGTTCTGTGAGATATTCGCTGAGTCTTTCGGCGGTTTTCTTCGTGAGAACGGTCACCAGAGCCCTTTCTCCTCTCTCCACGACCTTCCTGATTTCGAAGACGAGATCGTCTATCTGTCCTTTCGTGGGCCTGACTTCGACTTCTGGATCCACCAGTCCTGTCGGTCTGATGAGTTGTTCAACAACCTGCTCGCTCACCTGCAATTCGAACGGACCGGGCGTTGCGGAGACGAAGATGATCTGTGGCACCTTCTTGAGAAACTCTTCGAAGGTGAGGGGCCGGTTGTCGTAGGCCGAAGGTAATCTGAAACCGTAGTCCACCAAGTTTTTCTTTCGTGAGAACTCGCCACGCCACATGGCTCTCAACTGTGGTACGGCGATGTGCGACTCGTCTATGAAGACTATGAAGTCCTCGTCAAAATAGTCGAGAAGCGTGTAGGGTGGTTCGCCAGGCTTACGAGCATCGAAATGCCTCGAGTAGTTCTCTATGCCCGGACAGTGTCCTATGGACATCAAGAGTTCCAAGTCATGCATCGTTCTCTGTTGAAGCCTCTGCATTTCAAGCAATTTGCCTTGTCTTTTCAACTCCTCGAGCCTCTCTTTGAGCTCTTCCTCGATCGATTCAACGGCGCGTCTCAGCTTTTCTTCGGTGGTTATGAACTCCACCGCTGGATAGATCGTGATCTTCTGGTACTCTTCGATGCTGGTCCTGTTCATTTTGTCGAAGGATTCTATCCTGTCCACATTTGAACCGAAGAATTCGACACGTATACCCTCGTCCTGATATGTCGGATAAATTTCCAGCACGTCTCCCGCGAGCCTGAAACATCCTTTCAGAGTGATCTCACTGCTTCTGGAATAACCGATCCTCGCAAGCTTTTGAGCCACCTCGTGCGGATCGATCCTTTGTCCAACGTGCAACTGGATGTTCATCGTGTCGAAATCCGTTGGATCACCCGAGGCGTAGATACAGGAAACGCTCGCAACCACCACGACATCCCTTCTGGTCCTCACGGACTTGAACGTGGACATCCTCATGCGCACCAGAACGTCGTTTATGTCGGCGTTCTTTTCGATGTAGAGGTCTTTCGAGGGCACGTACGCCTCGGGTTGGTAGTAATCGTAGTAGCTGATGAAGTATTCGACCCTGTTTTTCGGAAAGAAGGTCTTGAACTCTCCGTAGAGTTGTGCGGCGAGCGTTTTGTTCGGTGAGATGACCAGTGCTGGTCTGTTCAACCGTGCGATGACGTTGGCCATCGTGAAGGTCTTACCACTGCCCGTGACGCCTATGAGCGTCTGGAACCTGTAACCCTTCAGGATTCCTTCAACGAGCTTTTCTATCGCTTGAGGTTGATCACCCGTGGGTTCGAAATCGCTTATCAGTTCGAACAAATTGTGATACCTCCGATCACTCACCCGGCTGTAGATAGATCATGCTGTTGAGGTACTTGATCAGTTCGACGGCTTCTTTTGTTTGAGGTTCGCGCCTCATCATCTCATCGCTTGTCAGCAGAGAGCCATAGTACTCCTTGTTCGCGTCGTTGTCAACTTGGACGATTGAACCCTGCAAGGATAAACCTGCGAAGAATCCTTTGCTCACGGAGTAGGAATAGATCGAAGATTGGAGTCTGTAGTCCGTTTCCGCTGACAGCGATCTTCCCATAGGTCCTGCCGCGATGCTGATGTTGCCACCGAGTGTCACGTTGCCCGACACGAGATTTTTCACCGCCTGTTCGTTCATCAACACGAGGACCAATCCGACATTCTGAATTCCCAGTTGCGCTCCGAGGCTCAAGCCCGTGAGCTTCAAAAAAACAGGTCCGTACCATTTACCACTTGGAACGTCACGTTTGAGCAGAAAACCTTCTCCGTACTGCCCACCTATGACCAAACCAACTCTGATCAGCGATGGAAAGATTGCGACGCCCTCGGACTGTCTCAACAGTTCCACGAAAGCCCCGCTGTCTGGAATGCTCGACAATTCTCTCAGGATCGAGAGTGCGGAACTGAGCCTTTCGTTCGCGGGAACCGCGAATATCACCAAAGGCACGCACAACATGAGGACCACCGCCTTTTTCATGTTAACACCTCCCGGAAAGAGTTTACTACGTTAGGGTGTTTCTACTATAATAAGACTTAGGTTCAAAGAACACAGGAGGTGTTTGAAATGAGAGTCAGGGTTGACGAAGCTGCTTGCATCGGCTGCGGCGTCTGCGAAAGCCTTTGTCCTGAGGTGTTCAAAATGTCAGACGATGGCAAGGCGAAGGTTCTCCAGCCAGAGACAGAGGAAAGCTGTGCGCGCGACGCTGCCGACAGCTGCCCAACAGGCGCGATCCACATCGAGGAGTGAAAAGAGGCGGAGATCCGCCTCTTTTCTTTTTTCTGGGAGTCGGTGGAACTTTTTTAGAACATAAACAATTCTGTTCCTTGATCTTTCCCCACCCCGGTTGGATAATAGTAATTGCTCACCTCTCACACAGATTGGGGTTTCACTATGAAAGAAAAGATCATAGAGGCTTTGAAGGCCAAACTTAATCGTCGGGTTTGGG
This window contains:
- a CDS encoding lipid-binding SYLF domain-containing protein — translated: MKKAVVLMLCVPLVIFAVPANERLSSALSILRELSSIPDSGAFVELLRQSEGVAIFPSLIRVGLVIGGQYGEGFLLKRDVPSGKWYGPVFLKLTGLSLGAQLGIQNVGLVLVLMNEQAVKNLVSGNVTLGGNISIAAGPMGRSLSAETDYRLQSSIYSYSVSKGFFAGLSLQGSIVQVDNDANKEYYGSLLTSDEMMRREPQTKEAVELIKYLNSMIYLQPGE
- a CDS encoding deoxynucleoside kinase; translated protein: MRPKIVVEGTVGAGKTTLIRVISERLGLKPLYELTDEKIVDLLSNFYADPAKWGFHLQIYFLTKRFQQIELAKQIGNVVMDRCIFCDHIFPTVLLKRREMNQLEYEIYREVQREFLKYSVPPQLMIYLRCSTRTAIERIKKRGRNWELVIDEAYWHALNVEYERYFADYDLSSLLIVESDSMDESFSNIENAIVSVLETEEKGVWLYDGKELKRRNQRA
- the uvrB gene encoding excinuclease ABC subunit UvrB, whose amino-acid sequence is MFELISDFEPTGDQPQAIEKLVEGILKGYRFQTLIGVTGSGKTFTMANVIARLNRPALVISPNKTLAAQLYGEFKTFFPKNRVEYFISYYDYYQPEAYVPSKDLYIEKNADINDVLVRMRMSTFKSVRTRRDVVVVASVSCIYASGDPTDFDTMNIQLHVGQRIDPHEVAQKLARIGYSRSSEITLKGCFRLAGDVLEIYPTYQDEGIRVEFFGSNVDRIESFDKMNRTSIEEYQKITIYPAVEFITTEEKLRRAVESIEEELKERLEELKRQGKLLEMQRLQQRTMHDLELLMSIGHCPGIENYSRHFDARKPGEPPYTLLDYFDEDFIVFIDESHIAVPQLRAMWRGEFSRKKNLVDYGFRLPSAYDNRPLTFEEFLKKVPQIIFVSATPGPFELQVSEQVVEQLIRPTGLVDPEVEVRPTKGQIDDLVFEIRKVVERGERALVTVLTKKTAERLSEYLTELGIRSLYIHSELDAIERIEVLKKLRRGDVDVVVGINLLREGLDLPEVSLVAIMDCDKEGFLRSETTLIQIMGRVARNLNGKVLMYADRITPAMQRAIEETNRRRKIQIEYNRKHNITPKPIIKPLQIEIFERFIEEKPKLEYLDLVKDLSLEERIAILEEEMYRAASELRYEDAAVLRDEIFRLKEELRKNETHL
- a CDS encoding helix-turn-helix domain-containing protein encodes the protein MEKEKWIVVGETLKKAREALGLTLEQLSEKTAIPVWKLRLIEEGQFDRVDAPFYVRHYIKLCAEQLGLDAGQLIGTEDLSRESAQAKPKKSAFSEKVNLLMLAMCLIAAILFFYSVVRFFSVLGQPGAKLVNTGGQAILLDDKPVVPGESVLLKVGNRYEVKNNKDGCAIVSANKQWLIRVENFEVVLWER
- a CDS encoding ferredoxin, with the protein product MRVRVDEAACIGCGVCESLCPEVFKMSDDGKAKVLQPETEESCARDAADSCPTGAIHIEE
- a CDS encoding deoxynucleoside kinase, translating into MLEIIVEGTVGAGKTALVEILEKEWNMKGFYEMNDELADQLLERYYADRHRWCLTMELYFLHKRFLQLQQASQIERAVMDRSMLGDFVFVRMQKHLGFLQPVEYTIYEQFYKTMSKISPQPKLLVYIKCDVRTAMRRIRKRGRPYEMNVEEEYWKQLVKFYDEAFFADMKGNVLIVDGDDLDFVENERHRTLVLEAIERSLRTEAVRCLDSGGLRTLESWYNKV
- a CDS encoding DUF4416 family protein → MGEVKKPDLVNLVIFVFSQYVDYWVEALKPELESAFGKIDYISKKLPFSVYTSYYDRELGSDLWGVLLSFENLIHPSLLADVKIYTNELERKYSVEGKRKFNLDPGYVHHSNFVLASTKSWGNRVYLKNGVYAEVTLLYLSGEFKHWEFTYQNYRSDEYKQALKNIRELYMRKRKHFLKGEEIDENRYKSSGLSEERGGLRCTGGDPSGQGP
- a CDS encoding inositol monophosphatase family protein; translation: MRPICEAAKKAGEIAMHFFEKELSIKMKSMRSDVVTQADVECQKAIVEVLKKYYPSATFVLEEGYEEAKIPSVETVFVVDPIDGTLNYSHSLPYFAVSVARLSFGKIVEGAIYIPFTNEMFYAELGRGAFLNDKRIVNKKRPTMDRSLLVTGWPYDETKLKWSMRSVEKLSEMCQEVRIIGSSALELCYLACGRFDGYWEVALKPWDVAAGALIAQEAGVVVGGLNGEFDLESGEIVAAVPSIFEQLRSALMEL